Proteins from a genomic interval of Paenibacillus sp. FSL H8-0048:
- the purR gene encoding pur operon repressor, whose product MKKLKRSQRLVDMTQFLLEKPHDLLPLSTFAERYGAAKSSVSEDLAIIKEVFEGEGMGELQTLAGAAGGVRYIPRMPMDMALAFVNRLCGQLEQSDRILPGGYLYMSDLLGLPSLMEQAGKIIATAFYGVEIDVVMTVETKGIPLAYATAAQLGLPVVLVRRDHQVTEGSAVSINYVSGSHKSIHTMSLSRRALREKSRVLIVDDFMKAGGTVRGMVDLLGEFNAEVAGVGVLVESGDVENEERLLHDYVSLVKLTEVDSKVRRISAFPGNYFSS is encoded by the coding sequence GTGAAAAAACTTAAACGAAGCCAACGGTTAGTTGATATGACCCAATTTTTACTGGAGAAGCCGCATGATCTGCTGCCGCTGTCTACTTTTGCAGAGCGGTACGGCGCGGCGAAGTCATCGGTCAGCGAGGACCTGGCTATTATAAAAGAGGTATTTGAAGGCGAAGGAATGGGCGAGCTGCAGACACTGGCCGGGGCAGCAGGCGGAGTGCGGTATATTCCGCGCATGCCCATGGACATGGCGCTTGCCTTCGTGAACCGTCTGTGCGGGCAGCTTGAGCAGAGTGACCGGATTCTGCCCGGCGGTTATCTGTATATGTCGGATTTGCTCGGCCTCCCGTCCCTGATGGAGCAGGCCGGCAAGATCATTGCTACAGCCTTCTACGGTGTGGAGATTGACGTCGTCATGACGGTGGAGACCAAAGGGATTCCGCTGGCGTATGCAACGGCTGCTCAGCTGGGACTACCGGTTGTGCTGGTCCGCCGTGACCATCAGGTGACGGAGGGCTCAGCTGTAAGCATCAACTATGTGTCGGGCTCCCATAAGAGCATCCATACAATGTCTCTGTCCAGACGGGCGCTGCGCGAGAAATCCCGGGTGCTGATTGTCGATGATTTCATGAAGGCGGGCGGTACTGTACGCGGCATGGTTGATCTGCTGGGTGAGTTCAATGCAGAGGTCGCAGGCGTAGGTGTGCTGGTAGAGTCCGGCGATGTGGAGAATGAAGAGCGTCTGCTGCATGACTACGTGTCACTGGTGAAGCTGACAGAGGTGGACTCCAAGGTGCGGCGTATTTCGGCGTTTCCGGGCAATTATTTCTCCTCCTGA
- a CDS encoding anti-sigma-F factor Fin family protein codes for MAIHYVCRHCRTFLGSIGRSDMTEMQLGLQSLTPAERRDIIAYDSEGEITVKVTCDYCKQALDNNPELSLLASPLQ; via the coding sequence ATGGCAATACACTATGTATGCAGGCACTGCCGGACGTTCTTGGGAAGCATTGGCAGGAGCGATATGACAGAGATGCAGCTGGGGCTGCAATCCTTGACCCCTGCGGAGCGCAGAGATATAATAGCGTATGATTCAGAAGGCGAGATTACGGTGAAGGTGACCTGCGATTACTGCAAGCAGGCGCTGGATAACAACCCTGAGCTCAGCCTGCTGGCCAGTCCGCTTCAGTAA
- the ispE gene encoding 4-(cytidine 5'-diphospho)-2-C-methyl-D-erythritol kinase, producing MKMYEKAPAKINLMLDVLHKRADGFHEVEMIMTMVDLADRLELSELKRDSIIISSQAGYIPLDEKNLAFQAARLIKDRYNVRSGVHIHLDKRIPVAAGLAGGSSDAAATLRGLNRLWRLGIPVHELQELGAELGSDVPFCVTGGTALATGRGERLTPIANPPQMWVILAKPPINVSTAEVYGRVRAGNIAVHPSALRMQQALEAGDFSAVCEGLGNVLEEVTLKLHPEVQQLKEAMLKLGADGVLMSGSGPTVFGLVSKHSKVARIYNGLRGFCKEVYAVRSLS from the coding sequence TTGAAAATGTATGAGAAGGCACCGGCAAAAATTAATCTGATGCTGGATGTGCTGCATAAGCGGGCTGACGGATTTCATGAAGTGGAAATGATAATGACAATGGTCGATCTGGCGGACCGTCTGGAGCTTTCGGAGCTGAAGCGGGATTCGATTATTATCTCAAGCCAGGCCGGATATATTCCGCTGGATGAGAAGAATCTGGCCTTCCAGGCGGCAAGGCTGATCAAGGACCGGTATAACGTCAGAAGCGGAGTACATATCCATCTGGACAAAAGAATTCCGGTCGCTGCCGGCCTCGCCGGCGGCAGCAGCGATGCCGCGGCTACGCTGCGCGGCCTGAACCGTCTCTGGCGCCTGGGCATCCCGGTGCACGAGCTGCAGGAACTGGGCGCTGAGCTGGGCTCAGACGTCCCGTTCTGCGTCACGGGAGGTACTGCCCTGGCTACGGGCAGGGGCGAACGGCTGACTCCAATCGCGAATCCGCCGCAAATGTGGGTCATCCTGGCGAAGCCGCCGATCAATGTATCGACGGCAGAGGTATACGGACGCGTGCGCGCCGGCAATATAGCGGTGCATCCGTCCGCACTGCGCATGCAGCAGGCTCTGGAGGCCGGTGACTTCTCAGCCGTCTGTGAGGGTCTTGGCAACGTGCTGGAGGAAGTGACGCTGAAGCTCCACCCTGAGGTGCAGCAGCTCAAGGAAGCGATGCTGAAGCTGGGTGCAGACGGCGTGCTGATGTCGGGGAGCGGTCCGACCGTATTTGGTCTTGTCTCCAAGCACTCCAAGGTGGCCAGAATTTATAACGGGCTGCGCGGATTCTGTAAGGAAGTCTATGCAGTGCGTTCACTTAGCTAA
- a CDS encoding small, acid-soluble spore protein, alpha/beta type — translation MSRRRRSMMSEELKTELAKELGFYETVEQEGWGGIRAVDAGNMVKRAIQLAEQAAARKL, via the coding sequence ATGAGCCGCAGAAGACGGAGCATGATGTCGGAGGAATTGAAGACGGAGCTGGCGAAGGAGCTTGGGTTCTACGAAACGGTTGAGCAGGAGGGCTGGGGCGGGATCAGGGCAGTGGACGCCGGGAATATGGTGAAGCGGGCGATTCAGCTGGCAGAGCAGGCTGCTGCGCGGAAATTGTAA
- a CDS encoding ribose-phosphate diphosphokinase: MTYCDSKLKIFTCNSNPKLASQIADYIGIPMGESHTTSFSDGEIQVKLSESVRGCHVYIVQSTCGPVNDNLMELLVMVDALKRASAKSINVVIPYYGYARQDRKARSRDPITAKLVANLIEKAGAHRVITMDLHAMQIQGFFDIPVDHLLGVPILAQYFRSKQIQNPVVVSPDHGGVVRARKLADFLNAPLAIIDKRRPEPNVSEVMNIIGNIEGKTAILIDDIIDTAGTIVLGANALMEGGVKEVYACCTHPVLSGPAHERLENSPIKEIIVTDTIPIRSSNPTSKLKVLSVAPLMGEAIIRVHEELSISKLFEIE, translated from the coding sequence ATGACTTATTGTGATTCCAAACTCAAGATTTTCACCTGCAACTCCAATCCTAAGCTGGCCAGCCAGATTGCTGATTATATCGGCATTCCGATGGGCGAGTCCCATACAACCAGCTTCAGTGACGGAGAGATTCAGGTTAAGCTGTCGGAGAGTGTCCGGGGCTGTCATGTCTATATTGTACAGTCCACCTGCGGACCGGTGAACGACAACCTGATGGAGCTTCTCGTGATGGTAGATGCGCTTAAGCGTGCTTCCGCGAAGAGCATCAATGTCGTGATTCCTTACTACGGGTATGCCCGTCAAGACCGTAAGGCCCGTTCCCGTGATCCGATTACGGCCAAGCTGGTAGCGAACCTGATTGAGAAGGCGGGTGCACACCGCGTCATTACTATGGACCTTCATGCGATGCAGATTCAAGGCTTCTTCGATATTCCTGTGGATCATCTGCTGGGTGTTCCGATTCTGGCCCAATACTTCCGTTCGAAGCAAATTCAGAATCCGGTGGTCGTCTCTCCTGACCATGGCGGTGTGGTGCGGGCCAGAAAGCTGGCAGACTTCCTTAACGCTCCGCTGGCGATTATCGACAAGCGCCGTCCTGAACCGAACGTCAGTGAGGTCATGAACATTATTGGTAATATTGAAGGCAAAACGGCGATCCTGATCGATGATATCATCGACACGGCAGGAACAATTGTTCTGGGAGCCAATGCTCTGATGGAAGGCGGCGTGAAAGAAGTCTACGCCTGCTGTACGCATCCTGTATTATCCGGTCCGGCGCATGAACGTCTGGAAAACTCTCCGATCAAAGAAATCATCGTGACGGATACCATTCCAATTCGCAGCAGCAACCCGACCTCGAAGCTCAAGGTGCTGTCCGTAGCCCCGCTTATGGGCGAAGCTATCATTCGCGTGCATGAAGAGCTGTCGATCAGTAAGCTGTTCGAAATCGAATAG
- the spoVG gene encoding septation regulator SpoVG — translation MQITDVRLRRVNSEGRMKAIASITIDNEFVVHDIRVIDGNNGMFVAMPSKRTPDGEFRDIAHPISSGTREKIQSAVLAEYERAATEEEEVIEEGA, via the coding sequence ATGCAAATTACGGATGTCAGACTCCGCCGCGTTAACTCTGAGGGGAGAATGAAAGCAATCGCATCCATTACAATCGATAACGAGTTTGTTGTTCATGACATTCGCGTCATCGACGGGAATAACGGGATGTTTGTTGCAATGCCCAGCAAGCGTACACCTGACGGAGAATTCCGCGATATCGCACACCCGATTTCTTCGGGAACGCGCGAAAAGATTCAATCTGCGGTTCTGGCCGAGTACGAACGTGCCGCTACGGAAGAAGAGGAAGTTATTGAAGAGGGAGCTTAA
- the glmU gene encoding bifunctional UDP-N-acetylglucosamine diphosphorylase/glucosamine-1-phosphate N-acetyltransferase GlmU has translation MKRMAVVLAAGQGKRMKSKLYKVLHPVCGKPMVGHVLDTVKATGCQRNVVVVGHGAEKVKAYLGGDAEYVLQDVQLGTGHAVKQAKDLLGSEEGTTIVICGDTPLVMSETLEGMMALHEAQNAAATVLTAVMEQPAGYGRIIRGEDGGVLKIVEQKDCTESEAAVHEINTGTYCFDNAKLFAALEKVTNTNNQQEYYLTDVIGILRAQGDIVLGYQAHDAAESIGVNDRLALSEAEGYMRQRINRGHMLGGVTIIDPASTYIGAEVEIGADTVLYPGTVLKGKTVIGEDCVIGPASEIEDCVIMDGAAVKHSVLNQAQVGTRASVGPFAYLRPGTVLGEGVKVGDFVEIKNATIGDGSKVSHLSYVGDAEVGKNVNIGCGAITVNYDGYNKFRTEIGDDAFIGSNVNLVAPVTVGKGAFIVAGSTITRPVSENDLAIARARQENKPGYAEKIRSRAKAKKDQHSPL, from the coding sequence TTGAAGAGAATGGCTGTTGTACTTGCTGCAGGTCAAGGCAAGCGCATGAAATCTAAATTATACAAGGTACTGCACCCTGTCTGCGGCAAACCCATGGTAGGGCATGTGCTTGATACAGTGAAGGCGACCGGATGCCAGCGTAATGTAGTTGTCGTAGGGCACGGCGCCGAAAAGGTTAAGGCATATTTAGGCGGGGATGCCGAATATGTGCTGCAGGATGTCCAGCTGGGAACCGGCCATGCCGTCAAGCAGGCCAAGGATCTTCTGGGCAGTGAAGAAGGAACCACCATTGTTATCTGCGGCGATACGCCGCTTGTCATGAGCGAGACACTTGAAGGCATGATGGCTTTGCATGAAGCACAGAATGCCGCTGCAACAGTCCTTACTGCTGTTATGGAGCAGCCTGCCGGATATGGCCGGATTATCCGCGGCGAAGACGGCGGAGTGCTGAAGATTGTGGAACAGAAGGACTGCACAGAGAGTGAAGCTGCGGTTCACGAGATCAATACAGGGACGTATTGTTTTGATAATGCTAAGCTCTTTGCCGCTCTGGAGAAGGTTACGAACACCAACAACCAGCAGGAGTATTATTTGACGGATGTTATCGGCATACTCCGGGCGCAGGGCGATATCGTTCTGGGTTATCAGGCCCACGATGCAGCGGAGTCCATTGGTGTAAATGACCGCCTGGCTTTGTCTGAGGCCGAAGGCTATATGCGTCAGCGCATCAACCGGGGGCATATGCTCGGCGGAGTCACTATCATCGATCCGGCTTCCACCTACATCGGGGCAGAGGTTGAGATTGGAGCAGATACGGTGCTGTATCCAGGCACGGTACTCAAGGGCAAGACAGTGATCGGCGAAGATTGTGTGATCGGTCCGGCAAGCGAAATTGAAGACTGCGTGATTATGGACGGAGCGGCTGTGAAGCATTCCGTGCTGAATCAGGCTCAGGTCGGCACACGGGCTTCCGTTGGGCCTTTTGCGTATTTACGTCCCGGCACCGTTCTGGGTGAGGGTGTTAAGGTCGGCGACTTCGTGGAGATCAAGAATGCTACAATCGGCGACGGCTCCAAGGTATCTCATTTAAGCTACGTCGGTGATGCTGAGGTCGGCAAGAATGTCAATATAGGCTGCGGCGCGATCACCGTTAATTATGACGGCTATAATAAGTTCAGAACTGAGATTGGCGATGATGCCTTCATCGGCAGCAATGTGAATCTTGTTGCTCCGGTTACAGTGGGCAAGGGCGCATTCATTGTCGCCGGTTCCACTATCACGCGTCCGGTTTCGGAGAACGATCTGGCGATTGCCAGAGCAAGGCAGGAGAATAAGCCGGGTTATGCAGAGAAGATCCGCTCCCGGGCCAAGGCGAAGAAAGACCAGCATAGTCCATTGTAA
- the mfd gene encoding transcription-repair coupling factor yields the protein MLQGLIEDFSKDTDFQSVTRGIAAGMKEQLISGLSGSARQIMLAALHEETQRPLLVVTHNMFSAQKMADDLQEALSPERVLLYPANELVAAEAAVSSPETLAQRIDVLTRCAQGFRGIVVVPYSGVRRLLPAPHVMAEAQLTVSQDGTLPLDDFLMSMIEMGYERVERVENRGELSVRGGILDFYPMTSPLAYRVELFDDEVDSIRTFDPMDQRSIDKVRSVKITPAKEIIFDQLRQDAASTAASAMLERQLEKMSDRQAKLRLREEMGRELEMLRQGTYFPEVYKYISLLYPERIHLYDYMAQDTLLVLDEPARLLETAKQLERDESEWNMHLLQNGKTLPELQLSVDSDVIMYQRPFQSLFMSIFLRQVPHIQPQNILGFISRGMQDFHGQMNVLKSEMERWHKSGVKVIMLANGEERMERIRRVLDDYGIEEPTILQGNLGSGFELPSIHLAVITEGEMFSQKQRKARKVSKGMDNAERIKSYTELKIGDYVVHQNHGIGKYMGIGTLEVSGIHRDYMHILYAGGDKLSVPIEQIDLIQKYVGSEDKEPKVYKLGGNEWTRVTSKVRSSVQDIADDLIKLYAERQSALGYGFEKDTQEQREFEEMFPYEETRDQLRAIEEIKKDMEQNRPMDRLLCGDVGYGKTEVAIRAAFKSAIEGKQVAVLVPTTILAQQHYETFRERFANYPLNIQVLSRFRSRKEQNDTIKGVRQGTVDVIIGTHRLLSQDLVFKDLGLLIVDEEQRFGVTHKEKLKRLKTNVDVLTLTATPIPRTLHMSMLGVRDLSVIETPPENRFPVQTYVVEHSQTLTREAVERELARGGQVYYLYNRVQGIQEMAAQISMLVPEARVGIGHGQMSESELEKTILDFLDGEYDVLVSTSIIETGVDIPNVNTLIVHDADKMGLSQLYQLRGRVGRSNRIAYAYFTYQRDKVLTEVAEKRLQSIKEFTELGSGFKIAMRDLSIRGAGNLLGAEQHGFIASVGFDLYSQMLAEEIRKRKVSVLGEEDTSLKQGNTVIDLSIDAYLPSEYIYDSIQKIEIYKKVAAVASFEDASELEDELLDRFGELPESVINLLSVARLKVYGKLYGMESMVRRGDEVLLNFHEGSLGAFDTAKLAKVGNSFERRVQFDKDAKATIRIKAKDLGDKELLDVLEQFLAAAKQSLKSKGELHNVVK from the coding sequence TTGTTACAAGGTCTTATAGAAGATTTTTCCAAGGATACTGATTTCCAGTCTGTCACCCGTGGCATCGCAGCAGGGATGAAGGAACAGCTGATCTCCGGTCTATCCGGCTCGGCCAGACAAATCATGCTGGCTGCCCTGCATGAGGAGACGCAGCGTCCGCTGCTGGTTGTGACCCATAATATGTTCTCAGCCCAGAAGATGGCTGATGATTTACAGGAAGCGCTTTCCCCGGAGCGTGTGCTGCTCTACCCGGCGAATGAGCTGGTTGCGGCTGAGGCCGCTGTCTCAAGCCCGGAGACGCTGGCCCAGCGGATTGATGTGCTGACGCGCTGCGCCCAGGGCTTCCGGGGAATTGTAGTTGTTCCATACTCCGGCGTTCGTAGACTGTTACCCGCTCCGCATGTCATGGCTGAAGCGCAGCTTACGGTTTCGCAGGACGGAACCTTGCCACTGGATGACTTCCTCATGTCTATGATTGAGATGGGTTATGAGCGGGTGGAGCGTGTAGAGAACCGCGGTGAGCTTAGTGTACGCGGCGGTATTCTCGACTTCTATCCCATGACCTCTCCACTGGCTTACCGGGTGGAGCTGTTTGATGATGAAGTAGATTCCATCCGTACCTTCGATCCTATGGATCAGCGCTCCATCGATAAGGTCCGCAGTGTGAAGATTACACCGGCGAAGGAGATTATATTCGATCAGCTCCGCCAGGATGCGGCTTCTACCGCTGCGTCTGCGATGCTGGAGCGGCAGCTTGAGAAGATGAGTGACCGTCAGGCCAAGCTGCGCCTGCGTGAGGAGATGGGCCGGGAGCTGGAGATGCTGCGGCAGGGCACCTATTTCCCGGAAGTCTATAAATATATCAGTCTGCTCTACCCTGAACGCATTCATCTGTACGATTACATGGCTCAGGATACTTTGCTTGTCCTGGATGAGCCGGCCAGACTTCTGGAGACGGCCAAGCAGCTGGAGCGGGATGAGTCGGAATGGAATATGCACTTGCTGCAGAACGGCAAGACGCTGCCTGAGCTGCAGCTCTCTGTCGACAGCGATGTTATTATGTACCAGCGTCCGTTCCAGAGCCTGTTCATGTCGATATTTCTGCGTCAGGTTCCGCATATTCAGCCACAGAATATCTTAGGCTTCATCAGCCGCGGAATGCAGGACTTCCATGGCCAGATGAATGTGCTGAAATCCGAGATGGAGCGCTGGCACAAGTCCGGCGTGAAGGTGATCATGCTGGCGAACGGCGAGGAGCGGATGGAGCGTATCCGCCGGGTACTGGATGACTATGGAATTGAGGAGCCAACGATCCTGCAGGGCAACCTGGGCTCCGGCTTCGAGCTTCCTTCGATTCATCTCGCGGTGATCACTGAAGGTGAGATGTTCTCGCAGAAGCAGCGCAAGGCGCGGAAGGTCTCCAAGGGCATGGATAATGCCGAACGGATTAAGAGCTATACCGAGCTGAAGATCGGCGATTATGTGGTTCACCAGAATCACGGGATCGGTAAATATATGGGCATCGGGACGCTTGAGGTCAGCGGCATCCACCGCGACTATATGCATATCCTCTATGCCGGAGGCGACAAGCTCTCTGTTCCGATTGAACAAATTGACCTGATTCAGAAATATGTGGGCTCGGAAGACAAGGAGCCGAAGGTATACAAGCTGGGCGGCAATGAATGGACCCGGGTTACCAGCAAGGTGCGGAGCTCGGTTCAGGATATTGCCGATGATCTGATCAAGCTGTACGCAGAGCGCCAGAGCGCACTTGGCTATGGCTTCGAGAAGGATACGCAGGAGCAGCGCGAATTCGAGGAGATGTTCCCGTATGAGGAGACCCGTGACCAGCTGCGGGCGATCGAAGAGATCAAGAAGGATATGGAGCAGAACCGTCCGATGGACCGGCTGCTCTGCGGCGATGTTGGCTATGGCAAGACAGAGGTGGCGATCCGGGCTGCTTTTAAATCTGCGATAGAGGGCAAGCAGGTGGCGGTGCTCGTGCCGACGACGATTCTGGCGCAGCAGCATTACGAGACCTTCCGCGAGCGCTTTGCCAATTATCCGCTGAATATTCAGGTGCTGAGCCGGTTCCGCAGCCGCAAGGAGCAGAATGACACGATCAAGGGAGTACGCCAGGGGACAGTGGATGTCATTATCGGTACACACCGCCTGCTGTCACAGGATCTGGTCTTCAAGGACCTCGGCCTTCTGATTGTCGATGAGGAGCAGCGTTTCGGCGTGACCCACAAGGAGAAGCTGAAGCGGCTGAAGACCAATGTCGATGTATTGACACTGACAGCAACGCCGATTCCCCGCACGCTGCATATGTCGATGCTCGGGGTGCGTGACTTGTCAGTTATTGAGACACCACCGGAGAACCGCTTTCCCGTACAGACGTATGTGGTGGAGCATAGCCAGACGCTGACCCGGGAAGCTGTGGAGCGTGAGCTGGCCCGTGGCGGTCAGGTCTACTATCTGTACAACCGTGTACAGGGTATTCAGGAAATGGCGGCGCAGATCTCCATGCTGGTGCCGGAGGCAAGAGTGGGTATCGGGCATGGACAGATGTCGGAATCGGAGCTGGAGAAGACGATTCTCGACTTCCTGGACGGAGAGTATGATGTGCTGGTCAGCACCAGTATTATAGAGACCGGTGTCGATATTCCTAATGTAAATACACTGATTGTTCATGATGCTGACAAAATGGGCCTGTCCCAGCTCTATCAGCTGCGCGGACGTGTCGGCCGTTCCAACCGGATTGCTTATGCCTACTTCACCTACCAGCGCGACAAAGTGCTGACAGAGGTGGCTGAGAAGCGCCTGCAGTCCATCAAGGAATTCACAGAGCTAGGGTCCGGCTTCAAAATTGCTATGCGCGATCTCTCCATCCGGGGAGCAGGCAATCTGCTGGGGGCGGAGCAGCATGGCTTCATCGCCTCGGTCGGCTTCGACCTGTATTCGCAGATGCTGGCGGAGGAAATCCGCAAACGCAAGGTGAGCGTGCTGGGCGAGGAGGATACTTCGCTGAAGCAGGGGAATACGGTCATTGATTTGTCGATTGACGCTTATCTTCCTTCCGAGTATATTTACGACAGTATCCAAAAAATAGAAATCTATAAAAAAGTGGCTGCAGTAGCCTCCTTCGAGGATGCCTCGGAGCTTGAGGATGAGCTGCTGGACCGGTTCGGCGAATTGCCGGAGTCCGTTATTAATCTGCTCTCTGTGGCCCGGCTGAAGGTGTACGGCAAGCTGTACGGCATGGAATCCATGGTCCGGCGCGGGGATGAGGTCCTGCTTAATTTCCACGAGGGCAGCCTCGGGGCCTTTGATACGGCAAAGCTCGCCAAAGTTGGTAATAGCTTTGAAAGGCGTGTACAATTTGATAAGGATGCCAAGGCAACTATCCGTATCAAAGCGAAGGATTTAGGTGACAAGGAGCTGCTGGATGTGCTGGAGCAATTCCTGGCGGCAGCCAAACAGTCTTTAAAATCGAAGGGAGAATTACACAATGTCGTTAAATAA
- the pth gene encoding aminoacyl-tRNA hydrolase, whose product MKWIVGLGNPGTQYAKTKHNVGFMALDELASRHGIAFNQNKCKSVIGEGMIGGVKTVLIKPMTFMNLSGEAVRAYMDYYKVQLEDMIVVYDDLDTELGKIRLRYQGSAGGHNGIKSIIQHTGTQSFNRVRMGISRPEPGFAIVDYVLSTFAKKDGAKLESMISDTCDAVEFSLQHTFEQTMAKFNG is encoded by the coding sequence ATGAAATGGATTGTTGGACTCGGGAATCCCGGAACGCAATACGCGAAGACCAAACATAATGTCGGCTTCATGGCCCTCGATGAGCTTGCTTCCAGACATGGAATTGCCTTTAACCAGAATAAGTGCAAATCGGTAATCGGTGAAGGGATGATCGGCGGTGTGAAGACGGTGCTGATCAAGCCGATGACCTTCATGAATCTGTCCGGGGAAGCGGTACGGGCTTATATGGATTATTATAAGGTCCAGCTGGAAGATATGATTGTGGTCTATGATGACCTGGATACGGAGCTGGGAAAGATCAGGCTGCGTTATCAGGGCAGCGCCGGCGGGCACAATGGCATCAAATCCATCATTCAGCATACGGGCACCCAGAGCTTCAACCGGGTGCGGATGGGCATATCCCGTCCGGAGCCGGGTTTTGCTATAGTGGACTACGTACTCTCTACCTTCGCCAAGAAGGATGGAGCAAAGCTTGAGAGCATGATAAGTGATACTTGCGATGCTGTGGAATTTAGCCTGCAGCATACCTTTGAACAGACCATGGCCAAATTCAACGGATGA
- the veg gene encoding biofilm formation stimulator Veg, whose protein sequence is MANNALLEIKRSLEAHVGHKITLRANGGRRKTVERTGVLEETYPSVFIVKLDQEQQTFKRVSYSYADILTESVEITVTEDDGQMRIMYIKA, encoded by the coding sequence ATGGCTAATAACGCGCTGTTGGAAATTAAACGCAGTCTTGAAGCTCACGTCGGTCATAAGATCACGTTGCGGGCTAACGGTGGCCGTCGGAAGACCGTTGAACGCACCGGTGTCCTGGAAGAAACGTACCCTTCTGTATTTATTGTCAAACTCGATCAGGAGCAGCAGACATTCAAGCGTGTCTCCTATAGCTATGCCGATATACTTACTGAATCTGTGGAAATCACAGTTACCGAAGACGATGGGCAGATGCGGATTATGTATATCAAAGCTTAG